In the genome of Limnobaculum zhutongyuii, one region contains:
- a CDS encoding SPFH domain-containing protein: MFGLNFIKADSSTHLIQFQKGQVVRQGVGMSFYYSSFTSTLAAVPVSSKELPFVFLLQTSDFQQVTIQGQVTYCITTPEQAAKMLNFTIKSSGRYVSDDPQKLDDRVQRSVQVAVRDRLQRQPLREALVFAPELIQYLKIQLASSEVLEALGVSVLDVAITAISPSPETAKALEAEVREQLLKESDDAIYIRRLSSIEQEKAVKEKELATEVAIQRKKQEIEEAKIEAQRMVLQKKYVLNEEKIKAEIAEEQQRQSLVQLTSENERALADVAAYGIEKRMKVYESVGPEILKALAMSNMRPEQLIAQAFENLTQGENKVGNLNISPELLNSLIRQEA, from the coding sequence ATGTTTGGATTAAATTTTATTAAAGCTGACTCATCAACTCACCTGATTCAATTTCAAAAAGGTCAGGTTGTCAGACAGGGAGTAGGGATGAGTTTTTACTATTCATCTTTTACTTCAACACTGGCGGCAGTACCGGTTTCCAGTAAAGAGTTGCCATTCGTTTTCCTATTACAAACCTCAGATTTTCAGCAGGTTACCATTCAGGGACAGGTAACGTATTGTATTACCACGCCAGAACAGGCAGCCAAAATGCTGAATTTCACCATTAAAAGCAGCGGACGTTACGTTTCTGACGATCCTCAAAAGTTGGATGACAGGGTACAGCGCAGCGTACAGGTGGCGGTTCGCGACAGATTACAACGGCAGCCTTTGAGAGAGGCGCTGGTATTTGCTCCGGAACTGATTCAATACCTGAAAATTCAGTTAGCTTCGTCTGAAGTGTTAGAGGCTTTGGGGGTTAGCGTTCTGGATGTGGCGATTACGGCAATTTCACCTTCTCCGGAAACGGCCAAAGCACTGGAGGCTGAGGTACGTGAGCAGCTACTGAAAGAGTCCGACGATGCAATTTATATCCGTCGTTTGTCCAGCATTGAGCAAGAAAAGGCGGTAAAAGAGAAAGAGCTGGCTACGGAGGTGGCAATTCAACGTAAGAAACAAGAAATTGAGGAAGCGAAGATTGAAGCTCAGAGGATGGTATTACAGAAAAAATATGTGCTGAATGAGGAGAAGATTAAGGCTGAAATTGCGGAAGAGCAACAGCGTCAGTCACTGGTTCAACTGACTTCAGAAAATGAGCGAGCGCTGGCCGACGTTGCCGCCTACGGCATTGAAAAGCGTATGAAAGTGTACGAGTCCGTTGGTCCGGAAATTCTTAAGGCTCTGGCAATGAGTAATATGCGTCCTGAACAGCTAATAGCTCAGGCATTTGAGAATTTGACTCAGGGTGAAAATAAAGTGGGTAATTTGAATATTAGCCCGGAATTGCTTAATTCATTGATTCGTCAGGAGGCATGA
- a CDS encoding NUDIX hydrolase codes for MQSEQEFLRHYDSSQFPSPIVTVDSVLFTLKDGALCVLLVKRANHPQQGYWGLPGGFIDMLRDDTIYQTAMRKIVEKTGVTPAYLEQLETFSGTERDPRGWSLTTAYFALIAYQNCQTQIDDVLDAKWWSVKQIPSIKEIAFDHQHIIEKAIHRLEQKTLYSMLPVYCLPDEFTLSELQTVIETILDKPIQRKSLVRRFDASGIFEETGKFAATGSRQAKIYRKMDNVDIQNFSRNLGE; via the coding sequence ATGCAATCAGAACAAGAATTTCTCAGACATTACGACTCGTCTCAATTTCCCTCACCCATTGTCACGGTTGATAGCGTGCTGTTTACGCTAAAAGATGGAGCACTGTGTGTTCTGTTAGTAAAACGCGCTAACCACCCGCAGCAAGGATATTGGGGATTACCCGGTGGATTTATTGATATGTTGCGTGATGACACCATCTATCAAACTGCAATGCGTAAAATCGTGGAGAAAACCGGTGTGACTCCCGCTTACTTGGAACAACTTGAGACATTCTCCGGAACAGAACGCGACCCAAGAGGATGGAGTCTGACAACAGCCTATTTTGCACTTATTGCTTATCAAAACTGTCAAACTCAGATTGATGATGTATTGGATGCAAAGTGGTGGTCAGTAAAACAGATCCCATCCATTAAAGAGATCGCCTTCGATCATCAGCATATTATTGAAAAAGCCATCCACCGTCTGGAACAGAAAACGCTCTACTCAATGTTACCGGTTTACTGCCTGCCAGATGAATTCACATTATCAGAGCTACAAACGGTTATTGAAACTATTCTGGACAAGCCGATTCAGCGTAAAAGTCTGGTAAGACGCTTTGATGCCTCAGGTATTTTTGAAGAAACCGGTAAGTTTGCAGCTACGGGATCGCGACAGGCCAAGATCTATCGTAAAATGGATAATGTCGATATTCAGAACTTTTCGCGTAACTTAGGTGAGTGA